A window from uncultured Desulfobacter sp. encodes these proteins:
- a CDS encoding phosphoglycerate dehydrogenase yields the protein MKSKVLIGTSSFGKEDPKPVELLQAHGLEVILNPYGRKLMRDELIELLQGVDALLAGLEIIDRQVLEASSLKVVSRCGSGISNVDVDTCREMGIVFKYTPFGPTQAVAELTVGMVIMLLREACAMNSSLHQGKWDKRVGFQLKKKTVVIIGFGKIGRRTASLLKPFNVNLIAVDPLAEQGDCDVRIMALDQALALADIIIIHASGEEKIIHRQAFEWIRHGAFICNAARGINVDETALLEALNCGKVAGVWLDAFATEPYSGPLCGHPNVLLTPHVGSYTREGRLQMEVDAAQNLIDGLILKKRKLNFQNI from the coding sequence TTGAAATCTAAAGTGTTAATCGGGACATCTTCGTTTGGAAAAGAGGATCCAAAACCCGTTGAATTATTACAGGCCCATGGGCTTGAGGTTATTTTAAATCCCTACGGCCGTAAGCTGATGCGTGACGAATTAATAGAACTGCTCCAGGGGGTGGACGCTCTTTTGGCAGGACTTGAAATTATTGACAGGCAGGTTCTGGAAGCATCAAGCCTTAAAGTGGTATCACGATGCGGCTCAGGCATTTCCAATGTGGACGTAGATACTTGCCGGGAGATGGGGATCGTTTTCAAGTATACACCTTTTGGCCCCACACAAGCCGTAGCCGAACTGACGGTGGGCATGGTGATCATGCTGCTCAGAGAGGCCTGTGCCATGAATTCGAGTTTGCATCAGGGGAAATGGGATAAACGCGTAGGCTTCCAGTTAAAAAAGAAAACAGTTGTTATTATAGGATTTGGTAAAATTGGACGCCGCACGGCATCATTATTAAAGCCATTTAATGTCAATTTGATTGCTGTGGATCCACTGGCCGAACAAGGTGACTGTGACGTGAGGATCATGGCACTTGATCAAGCGCTGGCACTTGCGGACATCATTATTATTCACGCAAGTGGAGAAGAAAAAATTATTCACAGACAGGCATTTGAATGGATTCGGCATGGGGCTTTTATCTGTAATGCCGCACGGGGGATCAATGTTGACGAAACGGCATTGCTGGAGGCGTTGAATTGTGGAAAGGTTGCAGGCGTCTGGCTTGATGCCTTTGCAACAGAACCTTACAGTGGGCCTTTATGTGGACATCCAAACGTGCTGTTGACACCCCATGTAGGATCGTACACACGTGAGGGGCGCCTACAGATGGAGGTGGATGCGGCGCAAAATCTGATCGACGGCCTTATTTTAAAAAAACGAAAATTGAACTTTCAAAATATATGA
- a CDS encoding PfkB family carbohydrate kinase: protein MSKEITKIYNLDELTSRLDSVREGKRVVLCHGCFDLFHAGHLHYLKEAAGMGDLLVVTVSPDRFVDKGPFRPKFTESVRAETIAAMSMVDFVAINEWPTAVETIELIKPDVYAKGADFKSVDDDLTGKLGLEADAVKRIGGGLVITSGPVYSSTTLINRYFSPLPESVKSYLLNFRDRIGIDGVATVLEQIRSIRALVVGDVIVDDYHFCDGLGVSSKDSVLAIQHRRTETYAGGAVAVANHMAHFVDRVDFIGVVGDSDEYASFVNSKFHPNVHPVLFPRAGKPTTVKRRFVDAYSLKKFLEIYIMDDHELAEKDDAEFIGLTRDLMKNCDLVVASDYGHGCISARHRGILSDQSPFLAVNTQANAGNRGLHTISRYQRMDYGCIAQNEFKAELRDYNCNVRSSIASLTQAVNAKCMTVTQGKKGCIVYEKERGLVEAPAFNLDAVDRVGAGDALLAITAPAACAGVDLEILAFLGNLMGGLAVGIIGNSRSVDREQMETAIRSLLK, encoded by the coding sequence ATGAGCAAAGAGATAACTAAAATTTATAACTTGGATGAATTGACTTCGCGATTGGATTCCGTGCGTGAGGGCAAACGGGTCGTTCTTTGCCATGGATGTTTTGACCTCTTCCATGCAGGGCATTTGCATTATTTGAAAGAAGCGGCCGGTATGGGCGATCTGCTGGTGGTCACCGTATCCCCGGACCGTTTTGTAGACAAGGGCCCGTTTCGCCCCAAATTTACAGAGAGTGTGCGGGCTGAAACAATCGCTGCCATGAGCATGGTTGATTTTGTTGCAATCAATGAATGGCCCACCGCCGTTGAGACGATTGAGCTGATTAAACCCGATGTCTATGCAAAAGGAGCTGATTTTAAAAGTGTAGACGATGATCTGACAGGAAAACTGGGGCTGGAAGCGGATGCCGTAAAACGGATCGGCGGCGGGTTGGTAATTACCTCCGGTCCCGTATATAGCTCCACCACTTTGATTAACCGTTATTTTTCTCCTCTGCCTGAATCCGTCAAAAGTTATTTGCTGAATTTTCGTGACCGCATTGGAATAGACGGCGTGGCAACGGTTTTGGAACAAATACGATCGATTCGGGCTTTGGTAGTAGGCGATGTAATCGTCGATGATTATCATTTTTGTGACGGTTTGGGCGTTTCTTCAAAAGATTCGGTCTTGGCCATTCAACATCGTCGGACAGAAACATATGCAGGCGGAGCTGTCGCCGTTGCAAATCACATGGCGCATTTTGTTGACCGCGTTGATTTTATTGGCGTGGTTGGTGACAGCGACGAATACGCATCATTTGTCAATTCAAAATTTCATCCCAATGTTCATCCTGTTCTATTCCCGCGGGCGGGCAAGCCCACAACCGTCAAACGCCGTTTTGTTGATGCTTATAGCCTGAAAAAATTTTTAGAAATTTATATCATGGACGATCATGAACTGGCGGAAAAGGACGATGCCGAATTCATAGGCTTAACCCGGGATCTTATGAAAAATTGTGACCTGGTTGTTGCATCCGATTACGGGCATGGCTGCATCAGCGCGCGGCATCGAGGGATACTTAGCGATCAGTCCCCATTTTTGGCCGTAAACACCCAGGCCAACGCAGGAAACAGGGGACTGCATACCATCAGTCGATACCAACGCATGGATTACGGTTGCATTGCACAAAACGAATTTAAAGCGGAGTTGCGTGATTATAATTGCAATGTGCGTTCTTCCATCGCCTCATTAACTCAGGCTGTCAACGCAAAATGCATGACTGTAACCCAGGGTAAAAAAGGCTGTATTGTGTATGAAAAAGAACGAGGACTTGTTGAAGCGCCTGCATTCAACCTTGATGCAGTGGACAGGGTGGGCGCAGGGGATGCGTTGCTTGCTATTACCGCGCCGGCTGCCTGTGCAGGAGTCGATTTGGAAATTTTAGCTTTTTTAGGCAATCTTATGGGTGGACTTGCCGTGGGGATTATTGGCAACAGTCGATCCGTGGACCGGGAACAGATGGAAACCGCCATTCGATCACTTCTCAAGTAA
- a CDS encoding radical SAM protein: protein MKVLLISLKAQNNIYFFNLGLAYVVAALRQADIYPELALMDAEQMDLEDIKEKLSKSRYDFISFGFLFDNLPRVLKLMAVINDTAPESKVIIGGPGPSACPEYMLRKTGADVAVDGEAELIFPHLLTHYPSDLKSFTTKGIHYRIDDEIYSTGPGEIYEDLDRCPLPAWDAFPMEDYLKTALPPATKEDRYMVMVTSRGCPYRCNFCFHTNKFRFRSPERVAQEVALLQERYRITFIQFYDDLFMSSKERCLSLCDAFAKNNLKFRYRINGRVNIVDDEQLLALKSTGCEAIGYGIESGDQQVLDYMHKKTTIRQIHQAVESTKRHGIHVTTPMIFGQPIENLESLNASKELLMALIDGHESSPRDIRRLTPYPGTDIYKWAVKKGRIKNEEDFFRRFQGAFQFSFNLTDLSDEIFEASLKDANDEIRLVWEKKRQALQSG, encoded by the coding sequence ATGAAAGTTCTCCTCATATCGCTTAAAGCACAAAACAATATTTATTTCTTTAATTTGGGACTTGCATATGTTGTGGCCGCTTTGAGACAAGCAGATATTTACCCTGAACTGGCACTGATGGATGCAGAGCAAATGGACCTTGAGGATATTAAAGAAAAACTATCAAAATCAAGGTATGATTTTATAAGCTTCGGATTTTTATTTGATAATTTGCCTCGTGTACTGAAATTGATGGCGGTGATCAATGATACGGCACCGGAATCAAAGGTGATTATTGGTGGACCTGGTCCCAGTGCCTGCCCGGAATACATGTTACGTAAAACCGGGGCAGATGTTGCAGTCGATGGCGAGGCTGAATTAATTTTTCCCCATTTGCTGACACACTACCCATCCGACTTGAAATCCTTTACGACAAAGGGCATTCACTATCGAATTGATGACGAAATATATTCAACTGGCCCTGGAGAAATATACGAAGATCTTGACCGTTGTCCTTTGCCTGCATGGGATGCGTTTCCCATGGAAGATTATTTGAAAACTGCCTTGCCGCCTGCAACAAAAGAAGATCGATATATGGTAATGGTGACATCCCGGGGATGCCCGTATCGGTGTAATTTTTGTTTCCATACCAACAAATTTCGATTTCGAAGCCCGGAAAGGGTTGCACAAGAGGTTGCTTTGCTGCAGGAACGTTACCGGATTACTTTCATACAGTTTTATGACGATCTTTTTATGTCCAGTAAAGAACGGTGTCTTTCGCTTTGTGATGCGTTTGCAAAAAACAATTTGAAATTTAGATATCGAATTAACGGTCGGGTGAACATCGTAGATGACGAACAACTTCTCGCTTTAAAATCGACCGGGTGTGAAGCTATTGGATACGGTATCGAATCAGGGGATCAGCAGGTATTGGATTATATGCATAAAAAGACTACGATTCGACAAATACACCAGGCCGTCGAAAGTACAAAGCGACATGGAATTCACGTAACGACCCCTATGATTTTTGGGCAGCCTATAGAAAATTTAGAGAGTCTAAATGCCAGCAAAGAGTTATTGATGGCGCTTATTGACGGACATGAATCCTCACCTAGAGATATCCGCCGGTTAACCCCTTACCCCGGCACAGATATTTACAAATGGGCTGTTAAAAAAGGTCGAATCAAAAATGAGGAGGATTTTTTTCGTCGATTTCAAGGCGCCTTCCAATTTAGCTTCAACCTTACGGATCTATCTGACGAGATATTTGAAGCCTCTTTAAAAGATGCCAATGATGAAATTCGCTTGGTCTGGGAAAAAAAACGGCAGGCGTTGCAGTCAGGTTAA
- a CDS encoding SPASM domain-containing protein, protein MKYKKKERPCNLEELFVRYNGDVYPCCRKWGDPRFQIGHITDSDLKTKIESMYQACQCARYIFRRPHQGETIRCQKLNLELSLACQAQCAMCSAGSPGWNGSYDLYEPLSQLLNQMQPEVLEVQGGEILIQKKTMQWLEKEKEKLPETWFTVVTNASVPMEMKPVVEHLFRSVTVSFVGFQPETYNRIMGLDLHQTRNFVESLIFGKNTLITIKFLITPLNLHEVALFYEWALPLKPYGIVLAYAGMTDQSIQMDGPYNYWQKIFDRTGKRLRECLYAKRQLIQDHGILLQFEDRAKTVFDLSDDFLSKLGANSMIDVPITPWETVSLGSGIQ, encoded by the coding sequence ATGAAATACAAAAAAAAAGAGCGCCCGTGCAACCTTGAAGAACTATTTGTTCGATACAATGGTGATGTTTATCCGTGCTGCAGGAAATGGGGTGATCCGAGGTTTCAAATCGGCCACATCACCGATTCGGATTTGAAGACCAAAATTGAATCCATGTACCAAGCGTGTCAGTGTGCACGATATATTTTTCGAAGACCCCACCAAGGTGAGACGATTAGATGTCAAAAGCTTAACTTAGAGCTTTCTCTTGCGTGTCAGGCCCAATGTGCCATGTGCAGTGCAGGCTCACCAGGCTGGAATGGGAGCTATGACCTGTATGAACCGTTATCACAACTACTGAACCAGATGCAGCCGGAAGTGCTGGAGGTCCAGGGCGGCGAAATTTTAATCCAGAAAAAGACCATGCAATGGCTGGAAAAAGAGAAGGAAAAACTTCCGGAAACCTGGTTTACGGTCGTAACCAATGCTTCGGTACCTATGGAGATGAAACCGGTTGTTGAACATTTATTTCGCAGCGTGACGGTTTCCTTTGTCGGTTTCCAGCCAGAGACCTACAATCGCATCATGGGGCTTGATCTTCATCAAACCCGAAATTTTGTGGAAAGTCTGATTTTTGGAAAGAATACACTAATTACGATTAAGTTTCTGATCACACCGCTGAATCTTCACGAAGTTGCGCTTTTTTATGAATGGGCGCTGCCACTGAAGCCCTATGGAATTGTTCTTGCGTATGCAGGCATGACGGATCAATCCATTCAAATGGATGGTCCTTATAATTATTGGCAAAAAATATTTGACCGGACAGGAAAACGACTCAGGGAATGCCTGTATGCAAAACGGCAGCTCATTCAAGACCATGGGATTCTTCTTCAATTTGAGGACAGGGCCAAAACCGTATTTGATCTTTCCGACGATTTTTTGAGTAAACTGGGAGCAAACAGCATGATTGACGTTCCCATTACCCCTTGGGAAACTGTTTCTTTGGGATCCGGAATACAATAG
- a CDS encoding radical SAM protein has product MSKDALSPGIALEWSPAKKWNPFNSYKLLAQVYRWRLIRQGDPIPQPGLVTVDPINSCNLSCNWCNAGHILRHRHDRISKEALLDLPRQLKKWQGSPEWPAGVEAVCIAGGGEPLLHPDISAFIEACVAKGVEVGVVTNGTLIQEHIEALSLCTWVGVSVDAGSAKVFHTLKGKDYFNRVCENIQMLNDYIRGRKCRLGTNRPGYGVSYKYLLFNGNVSDLYPAASLAKELGCKNFHVRPAGVPWDRLDQDKKSLLAASDKTIFSEQIEQARHLEDDNFGVYGITHKFDEDLNRANFFSACSAVFMTCVFMPPRTKFDEDFCVSLCCDRRGDDRLEFSGPISSFNQFKKLWGSTEHWEIKKAIRLKDCPRCTYQPHNQIFEHVICNDSMTFKFI; this is encoded by the coding sequence ATGAGTAAAGACGCATTATCTCCTGGAATAGCCCTTGAATGGTCTCCTGCAAAAAAATGGAATCCTTTCAACAGCTATAAATTGCTGGCACAGGTGTATCGCTGGCGGTTAATTCGCCAAGGCGATCCGATTCCGCAACCGGGTTTGGTAACTGTTGATCCAATTAATTCCTGCAATCTGTCATGCAATTGGTGCAATGCCGGCCATATCCTTCGTCATCGCCATGACCGGATTTCAAAAGAGGCCCTTCTTGACTTGCCCCGGCAGCTAAAAAAATGGCAGGGAAGCCCTGAATGGCCGGCGGGTGTTGAAGCCGTTTGCATTGCCGGCGGAGGGGAACCCCTGCTACATCCGGATATTAGCGCTTTCATTGAAGCATGTGTTGCCAAAGGGGTAGAGGTTGGCGTTGTGACCAACGGCACATTGATTCAAGAACATATAGAGGCTCTGTCTCTGTGCACTTGGGTCGGCGTATCGGTCGATGCCGGCAGTGCAAAGGTGTTTCACACGCTAAAAGGCAAAGATTATTTTAACCGCGTCTGTGAAAATATCCAGATGCTCAACGATTATATCCGTGGTCGCAAATGCAGGCTGGGCACAAATAGACCTGGATACGGGGTAAGTTATAAATACCTTCTATTCAACGGAAATGTCTCCGATCTCTACCCTGCGGCCTCATTGGCCAAAGAGCTTGGATGCAAAAACTTTCATGTCAGGCCCGCCGGCGTCCCATGGGACCGCCTGGATCAAGATAAAAAAAGCCTGCTCGCTGCATCAGACAAAACGATTTTCAGTGAGCAGATTGAGCAGGCCAGGCACTTGGAGGATGACAATTTTGGTGTTTACGGTATTACACACAAATTTGATGAGGATTTAAATCGGGCTAATTTTTTTTCCGCCTGCAGCGCTGTTTTTATGACATGCGTCTTCATGCCGCCGCGCACTAAATTTGACGAGGATTTTTGCGTCAGCCTTTGTTGTGATCGAAGGGGTGATGATCGCCTGGAATTTTCCGGTCCTATTTCATCCTTTAATCAATTTAAAAAATTATGGGGTAGCACCGAACACTGGGAAATAAAAAAAGCGATTCGTTTGAAGGATTGTCCCCGCTGCACCTATCAACCGCACAATCAAATTTTTGAACATGTTATCTGCAACGACAGTATGACATTTAAATTTATTTAG
- a CDS encoding carbamoyltransferase N-terminal domain-containing protein has protein sequence MMNILGISCYFHDSAAALISGKIIKAAAEEERFSRKKHDAAFPSHAVEYCLKESGLDWSNIDVVVFYEKPLRKILRRIQAFQQYGKQFEPEFLKQLNNDIQLGGHIENTIRDRYEFTGEVCYCPHHHSHAASAFYPSGFKEAAILICDGVGEFATTTLGFGSNATFSLDYETVYPHSIGLLYSTFTAFLGFKINNDEYKVMGLAAYGEPKFVKHIEQVAMADETGAIILDLDYFDFHRGAPHMYSQALVRLLGPPRDGEGDPLTQRHADIAASVQRFLENALEKTFAFAKKEYNTDNICLAGGVALNGVANWKVFSSSSFQDIFIQPAAGDAGAAIGAALAIATQSDPVSTSESMMPHAFWGPSFSNEQIQAVLDKHPVVYEYMEISELTEHVAKAVWDNKIVGWFQGRMEFGPRALGNRSLLANPCTTQMQQIINRRVKLRESFRPFAPAVLEEYTSEFFELDRPSPYMLLVPQATEKGARLLPSTTHVDQSARVQTVSKAVNEKFYNLIEAFSRVSGVPVILNTSFNIRGEPIVCSPVDAVRCFLYTDIDMLAIGNFLVLKENV, from the coding sequence ATGATGAATATTTTAGGGATTTCCTGTTATTTTCATGATTCAGCGGCAGCTTTGATTTCTGGAAAAATTATTAAAGCTGCCGCTGAAGAAGAACGATTCAGCCGAAAAAAGCACGATGCGGCGTTTCCTTCACATGCTGTCGAATACTGTCTTAAGGAAAGCGGTTTAGATTGGAGCAATATTGATGTGGTCGTCTTTTATGAGAAGCCGCTTCGAAAAATTCTTCGGCGAATTCAGGCCTTTCAACAGTATGGCAAACAGTTTGAACCAGAATTTCTCAAACAACTCAATAATGACATTCAGCTTGGCGGGCATATTGAAAATACCATTCGTGACCGTTACGAGTTTACAGGTGAAGTTTGTTACTGTCCCCACCATCACTCCCATGCCGCATCGGCATTTTACCCATCCGGGTTTAAAGAAGCGGCAATCCTAATCTGCGATGGCGTCGGCGAATTTGCAACAACAACCTTGGGTTTTGGGTCCAATGCGACCTTTTCACTTGATTATGAGACGGTTTATCCACACTCGATTGGATTATTGTATTCTACGTTTACAGCCTTTCTTGGATTTAAGATAAACAACGATGAATACAAAGTGATGGGATTGGCCGCTTACGGTGAACCAAAATTCGTTAAACACATCGAACAAGTTGCCATGGCAGATGAAACCGGCGCCATCATTTTGGATTTAGATTATTTTGATTTTCACCGGGGTGCCCCCCATATGTATTCACAGGCACTTGTCAGGCTGCTCGGCCCTCCCCGTGACGGGGAGGGTGATCCGCTCACACAGCGACACGCCGATATCGCCGCATCTGTTCAAAGATTTCTTGAGAATGCATTGGAAAAAACCTTTGCTTTTGCAAAAAAGGAATACAACACGGATAATATCTGCCTTGCGGGCGGAGTTGCTTTGAACGGTGTCGCCAATTGGAAGGTGTTTTCTTCTTCGTCGTTCCAGGATATTTTTATTCAGCCTGCGGCCGGGGATGCCGGCGCTGCAATTGGTGCGGCCCTGGCCATAGCAACGCAGTCTGATCCGGTCTCAACATCTGAATCCATGATGCCGCATGCTTTTTGGGGCCCTTCTTTCAGCAATGAACAAATACAGGCCGTTCTTGATAAACACCCTGTTGTTTATGAATACATGGAGATCAGCGAACTTACGGAACATGTAGCCAAAGCCGTTTGGGATAACAAAATCGTGGGGTGGTTCCAGGGGCGCATGGAATTTGGTCCCAGGGCTTTAGGGAACAGAAGTCTTCTGGCTAATCCCTGTACGACGCAGATGCAGCAGATCATTAATCGACGTGTCAAACTTAGAGAATCGTTCAGGCCCTTTGCACCTGCGGTTCTTGAAGAGTATACATCCGAATTTTTTGAGTTAGATCGGCCGTCGCCGTATATGCTTCTGGTGCCCCAGGCCACTGAAAAGGGTGCACGGTTATTACCTTCAACAACCCATGTAGATCAGTCCGCACGTGTCCAAACCGTATCCAAAGCTGTTAATGAAAAATTTTACAACCTTATCGAGGCATTCAGCCGGGTATCTGGTGTGCCTGTAATTCTCAATACATCTTTCAATATCAGAGGGGAACCGATTGTCTGTTCCCCGGTGGATGCGGTTCGGTGTTTTTTATATACGGATATCGATATGCTTGCAATTGGTAACTTTTTGGTCCTAAAGGAAAATGTATAA
- a CDS encoding Gfo/Idh/MocA family oxidoreductase, translating into MKVGIIGYGKMGKLRHSVLNHMGNHTVVHVCDPIENHGDFKFSRDPYQLINDKDVDTVLVCTPNNLIKDLVVRSLDSGKHVFAEKPPGISSVQVEEMMAAEARNPNQKLMFGFNHRYHESIRTAKAHIDSRQYGNILWMRGRYGKSVDESFFEDWRSDRAQAGGGILMDQGIHMLDLLGYFAGGFDEVKSFCSNIYWNLDVEDNVFAVLKNNQNNIVASLHSTMTQWRHLFALEIFLEKGYMVINGLITSSMSYTMPGGEEVLTIATKRTPPPQAMHDSEQRFVYSEDDSWRAELTDFFEAIKKNKPVQSGSSRDGFELMRMIERIYENGSEQGHMY; encoded by the coding sequence GTGAAAGTAGGGATTATCGGGTATGGAAAAATGGGCAAATTGAGGCACAGTGTGCTCAATCATATGGGGAATCATACCGTTGTCCATGTTTGCGATCCCATTGAAAACCATGGAGATTTTAAATTTTCACGGGATCCCTATCAACTTATAAACGACAAGGATGTCGACACTGTTCTTGTCTGTACACCAAATAATCTCATTAAGGATTTGGTCGTCAGGTCACTTGATTCGGGTAAACATGTCTTTGCTGAAAAGCCCCCAGGGATCTCTTCTGTTCAAGTTGAAGAGATGATGGCGGCTGAAGCAAGAAACCCAAATCAAAAACTGATGTTTGGTTTTAATCATCGCTACCATGAAAGTATCAGAACAGCCAAAGCGCATATTGATTCAAGGCAGTATGGAAACATTTTATGGATGCGCGGCAGATACGGAAAAAGTGTTGATGAATCTTTTTTCGAAGATTGGCGTTCAGACAGGGCCCAGGCCGGAGGCGGCATTCTTATGGACCAGGGTATCCACATGCTTGATCTTTTAGGATATTTTGCCGGCGGTTTCGATGAAGTTAAAAGTTTTTGTTCAAATATCTATTGGAATTTAGATGTTGAGGATAACGTATTCGCCGTCTTGAAAAACAACCAAAACAATATTGTGGCATCGTTGCACTCAACCATGACCCAGTGGCGCCACCTCTTTGCTTTGGAAATTTTTCTTGAAAAAGGATACATGGTTATCAATGGGTTGATTACATCTTCTATGAGTTACACCATGCCCGGCGGTGAAGAAGTATTAACCATCGCCACCAAACGTACACCTCCGCCCCAGGCCATGCATGATAGTGAGCAACGATTTGTATATTCGGAAGATGATTCCTGGCGGGCGGAACTCACTGATTTTTTTGAGGCTATAAAAAAAAATAAGCCGGTTCAGAGTGGCAGCAGCCGCGATGGCTTCGAATTGATGAGAATGATCGAACGAATATACGAAAATGGAAGTGAACAGGGGCACATGTATTGA
- a CDS encoding tetratricopeptide repeat protein produces MRRPVELVIAVNSPFADPDRLFERLKKLGQVSCIHLPGASYSRILNKAVTLAKNNILAFAHAGDDFFRAGLVFASHMRTTMGIVRVRDGRPKPSPRLLSDRFVQRLGITGIPAGIPDLSGIMVSRNGVERIFPLPFEVGRDAVALYLYAFFSHCREIHCSKTIGVEIRDRDCKDVPGCDFVEETGTVIGTLSEQIHTYRNASQRWSQAVNTLKTMSQNFFNEQEIVCLAVSPVYGNSSRQTYFLQLVWRALDLPDRLFPNEFESGFHGFSKEGKHLGRHLSISGHLAAALRVLKWCHEIDPYDAEVAAELGEVMYKIDGKDAVNVFFQTHRSNLEKTCSLRRLGRLARLSGDLETAKDYFHQCYEEERFEFDRLGDLVEVLAETGDLEQASLLLDEFAQRAPFYVQSDPFGFAKRLKIIGRHEEAIDLFLSLPEENLEARHLAAGSCAALGNYERAHQLLQNLTNTAPKETQFFISLSDVRKYMGDHVGALKALRQITADNQADPLIGKKKKQLKEKIALEK; encoded by the coding sequence ATGAGACGCCCCGTTGAACTTGTGATCGCCGTTAACTCTCCATTTGCTGATCCGGATAGGCTATTTGAGCGGCTTAAAAAATTGGGACAGGTATCCTGTATTCATTTACCTGGAGCCTCTTACAGCAGGATATTGAACAAGGCCGTAACACTTGCAAAGAACAATATACTTGCATTTGCACATGCCGGAGATGATTTTTTTAGGGCCGGATTGGTCTTCGCAAGTCATATGAGAACTACAATGGGGATTGTCCGGGTTCGAGATGGAAGGCCCAAACCGTCTCCCAGACTTTTAAGCGACAGGTTTGTTCAGCGTCTTGGGATAACCGGAATCCCTGCCGGGATCCCGGATCTTTCGGGTATCATGGTATCCCGTAACGGTGTGGAGAGGATATTTCCTCTTCCGTTTGAGGTCGGCCGTGACGCGGTTGCTCTCTACTTATATGCTTTTTTTTCCCATTGCAGGGAGATTCACTGTTCTAAAACCATCGGGGTGGAAATTCGAGATCGTGATTGTAAAGACGTGCCGGGGTGCGACTTTGTGGAAGAGACCGGTACCGTTATTGGAACTCTGTCCGAACAAATTCATACCTACCGCAATGCATCACAGCGGTGGTCCCAGGCTGTAAATACACTTAAAACCATGTCCCAAAATTTTTTCAACGAACAGGAAATAGTCTGCTTGGCAGTTTCCCCGGTTTACGGTAATTCTTCTCGTCAAACTTATTTTCTGCAATTGGTGTGGCGGGCGCTTGATTTGCCGGACAGATTATTTCCCAATGAGTTCGAAAGCGGCTTTCACGGTTTCAGCAAGGAAGGAAAACATCTGGGACGACACCTTTCGATTTCAGGTCATTTAGCAGCTGCGTTGAGGGTGCTTAAATGGTGCCATGAAATTGATCCATATGACGCCGAAGTTGCTGCCGAACTGGGCGAAGTGATGTATAAGATTGACGGCAAAGACGCTGTAAACGTGTTTTTCCAAACCCACCGGTCGAATTTGGAGAAAACCTGTTCATTACGTCGTTTAGGGCGTCTTGCCCGGTTGTCCGGTGACTTGGAAACAGCCAAAGATTATTTTCACCAATGTTATGAAGAGGAACGGTTCGAATTTGATCGCCTTGGAGATCTTGTGGAGGTGCTGGCAGAAACGGGTGATTTGGAACAAGCATCCCTCCTGCTTGATGAGTTTGCCCAACGCGCTCCTTTTTATGTGCAGTCTGATCCCTTTGGGTTTGCCAAACGGTTAAAAATAATCGGGCGCCACGAAGAGGCCATCGATTTGTTTTTAAGCCTGCCGGAGGAAAACCTTGAGGCCCGGCATTTGGCTGCAGGAAGTTGTGCGGCACTAGGAAACTATGAACGCGCCCATCAATTGCTGCAGAACTTGACGAACACGGCACCGAAAGAAACCCAATTTTTTATCTCGTTAAGCGATGTTCGCAAGTATATGGGGGACCATGTTGGCGCCCTCAAGGCTTTAAGGCAAATTACCGCCGATAATCAGGCCGACCCGCTGATAGGTAAAAAAAAGAAACAATTGAAAGAGAAGATAGCTCTTGAAAAATAA